A genomic stretch from Actinomadura rubteroloni includes:
- a CDS encoding MauE/DoxX family redox-associated membrane protein has product MVTAFQNTQVLLLSFVLLAACLAKLAVRHPEPAHDHVHGVPLPGWLPQATRLDSRPFAVAVALVEGSLGIALLVTSQFSVRLVTALAFAVATWTVSELRVRRPDAGCGCFGGLSVKHVDRRTVARALLFTLAAVAALGAPRAGFAWLHDAHATVGLVLLAVEVALFGLISPEVATLWEKRAAWRIRREDEPCDRRHSPLAETMRTLRASAAWSAHEDALVSAVPLDVWREGCWRFLAYRAVSDGRPAELVFAVSTAARGRRVRVALVPAEEPAVR; this is encoded by the coding sequence ATGGTGACCGCGTTCCAGAACACCCAGGTGCTGCTGCTGTCGTTCGTCCTGCTGGCCGCGTGTCTGGCGAAGCTCGCCGTCCGGCATCCCGAGCCCGCGCACGACCACGTCCACGGCGTGCCGCTGCCGGGCTGGCTGCCGCAGGCGACCCGGCTGGACAGCCGTCCGTTCGCGGTCGCGGTCGCGCTGGTGGAGGGGTCGCTCGGCATCGCGCTGCTCGTGACGTCGCAGTTCTCGGTCCGGTTGGTGACGGCGCTGGCGTTCGCGGTGGCGACGTGGACGGTGAGCGAGTTGCGCGTCCGGCGTCCCGACGCGGGGTGCGGCTGCTTCGGCGGGCTCAGCGTGAAGCACGTCGACCGGCGGACGGTCGCGCGGGCGCTCCTGTTCACGCTGGCCGCCGTGGCCGCGCTCGGCGCGCCCCGGGCCGGGTTCGCGTGGCTGCACGACGCGCACGCGACGGTCGGGCTGGTGCTGCTGGCCGTCGAGGTCGCGCTGTTCGGCCTGATCTCGCCGGAGGTCGCGACGCTGTGGGAGAAGCGGGCGGCGTGGCGGATCCGGCGCGAGGACGAGCCGTGCGACCGGCGGCACAGCCCGCTGGCGGAGACGATGCGGACGCTGCGCGCCAGCGCCGCGTGGTCCGCGCACGAGGACGCCCTGGTCAGCGCCGTCCCGCTGGACGTGTGGCGCGAGGGCTGCTGGCGGTTCCTCGCCTACCGGGCCGTGTCGGACGGCCGTCCGGCCGAACTGGTCTTCGCGGTGTCGACGGCCGCGCGGGGGCGCCGGGTGCGCGTCGCGCTGGTCCCGGCGGAGGAGCCCGCGGTGCGCTGA